Proteins encoded together in one Kitasatospora albolonga window:
- a CDS encoding ABC transporter ATP-binding protein: MADTSTPNGTPGNWALEARGLSKRYFGGWALRDCSFRIPTGRICGLVGPNGAGKSTLLGLATRQVQPTAGELRIFGVPVDDPAVMPRFAFLGQEKPLFKRFTVADTLRMGAELNPGWDAAAAERIVRSGHVPLHAKTGDLSGGQRTRVAFALAFGKRPDLLLLDEPMADLDPLARDEMSTLLMAEAVERGTTVVMSSHLLTELEDMCDYLLVVAEGRVRMAGDTDALVPAHTLVRGVAPDGSPPAGLDLHTVIETRVQGRQFQALIRPKGPLPDDWESAEPSLEEVLLAHLRSPDAPSLYTQGARVEAEGTQAA; this comes from the coding sequence GTGGCAGACACGAGCACCCCGAACGGGACTCCCGGCAACTGGGCACTGGAGGCCCGCGGCCTGAGCAAGCGCTACTTCGGCGGCTGGGCGCTGCGCGACTGCTCCTTCCGCATCCCCACCGGACGCATCTGCGGACTGGTCGGCCCGAACGGCGCGGGAAAGAGCACGCTGCTCGGTCTGGCCACCCGCCAGGTGCAGCCGACCGCAGGTGAGCTGCGTATCTTCGGCGTACCGGTCGACGACCCCGCCGTGATGCCGAGGTTCGCCTTCCTCGGCCAGGAGAAGCCACTGTTCAAGCGGTTCACGGTGGCCGACACCCTGCGGATGGGCGCCGAGCTCAACCCCGGCTGGGACGCGGCGGCGGCCGAGCGGATCGTCCGCTCCGGCCATGTGCCGCTCCACGCGAAGACCGGCGACCTCTCCGGCGGGCAGCGCACCCGCGTCGCCTTCGCGCTCGCCTTCGGCAAGCGCCCCGACCTGCTGCTCCTCGACGAGCCGATGGCGGACCTCGACCCGCTGGCCCGCGACGAGATGAGCACGCTGCTGATGGCCGAGGCCGTCGAGCGCGGGACCACGGTGGTGATGTCCTCGCACCTGCTGACCGAGCTGGAGGACATGTGCGACTACCTGCTGGTCGTCGCGGAGGGCCGGGTCCGGATGGCGGGCGACACCGACGCGCTCGTCCCGGCCCACACCCTGGTGAGGGGCGTGGCCCCGGACGGCTCCCCGCCCGCCGGGCTCGACCTGCACACGGTGATCGAGACCCGCGTCCAGGGACGGCAGTTCCAGGCGCTGATCCGGCCGAAGGGCCCGCTGCCCGACGACTGGGAGAGCGCCGAACCCTCCCTGGAGGAGGTCCTGCTCGCCCACCTCCGCTCACCGGACGCCCCCTCGCTCTACACCCAGGGCGCCCGCGTCGAAGCCGAAGGGACCCAGGCCGCATGA
- a CDS encoding ABC transporter permease, which translates to MSTPTLTETPTALRPRRRLLRGLPWLVVRQHRTALSCLLGLTVLGALWIVYQRHELVQLLDAAGWPEKEVQHQVQETRGFSYVASLLSGLPLIVAVFIGAPLIAGDRENGTVQLVTTQSVTRRQWLIAKLAFAYTLALLSGLVLSAAFTWWWEPHRSFFASKWIEGAIFDNTGPVLPASLLFLTASGITIGVLLRRTVPAMVVTFFFMIAAGMVWDEIRIRLGSTQMVTYPLDGELPARLHDSYEVDRWVGNAKGDLFGWGSCAEATEQAQDACIKEKGIVNHVVEYLEPSQMAAMQWTGAGLLLAGTALLTAFVVWRVSRRPL; encoded by the coding sequence ATGAGCACCCCCACCCTGACCGAGACCCCCACCGCGCTCCGGCCCCGGCGCCGCCTGTTGCGCGGGCTGCCCTGGCTCGTCGTACGGCAGCACCGCACCGCGCTCTCCTGCCTCCTCGGCCTCACCGTGCTCGGCGCGCTGTGGATCGTGTACCAGCGCCACGAGCTGGTCCAGCTGCTCGACGCGGCCGGCTGGCCGGAGAAGGAGGTCCAGCACCAGGTCCAGGAGACCCGGGGGTTCAGCTACGTCGCCTCCCTCCTCAGCGGCCTCCCACTGATCGTCGCCGTCTTCATCGGCGCCCCGCTCATCGCGGGCGACCGGGAGAACGGCACCGTACAACTGGTCACCACCCAGTCCGTCACCCGCCGCCAGTGGCTGATCGCCAAGCTGGCCTTCGCCTACACCCTGGCCCTGCTCTCCGGCCTGGTGCTGTCGGCCGCGTTCACCTGGTGGTGGGAGCCGCACCGCTCCTTCTTCGCCAGCAAGTGGATCGAGGGCGCCATCTTCGACAACACGGGCCCGGTCCTGCCCGCGTCCCTCCTCTTCCTGACCGCCTCCGGCATCACGATCGGCGTCCTGCTGCGCCGCACGGTGCCCGCCATGGTCGTCACGTTCTTCTTCATGATCGCCGCCGGGATGGTCTGGGACGAGATCCGTATCCGCCTCGGCTCCACCCAGATGGTCACGTACCCGCTGGACGGCGAACTCCCGGCCCGCCTCCACGACTCGTACGAGGTGGACCGCTGGGTCGGGAACGCGAAGGGGGACCTCTTCGGCTGGGGCTCCTGCGCCGAGGCGACCGAGCAGGCGCAGGACGCGTGCATCAAGGAGAAGGGCATCGTCAACCACGTCGTCGAGTACCTCGAACCCAGTCAGATGGCGGCGATGCAGTGGACCGGGGCAGGGCTCCTGCTCGCGGGGACGGCGCTCCTCACGGCGTTCGTCGTGTGGCGGGTGTCGCGCCGACCCCTGTAG
- a CDS encoding GntR family transcriptional regulator — translation MSAIERKVESVVVFRIDRRSGVATYLQIVRQVEQALRMGALEEGDRLPTAAQVAAETKVNPNTTLKAYRELERAGLAEVRQGAGTFITRTLAQPRSGPDSPLRTSLTEWMRQARAEGLTGQDVTALFHAAFATAYPGEAPD, via the coding sequence GTGTCGGCAATCGAACGGAAGGTGGAGTCCGTGGTCGTATTCCGCATCGACCGCCGCAGCGGAGTGGCGACGTACCTCCAGATCGTCCGCCAGGTCGAACAGGCCCTGCGCATGGGGGCCCTGGAGGAGGGCGACCGGCTGCCCACCGCCGCCCAGGTCGCCGCGGAGACCAAGGTCAACCCGAACACCACGCTCAAGGCATACCGGGAGCTGGAACGGGCCGGGCTGGCCGAAGTGCGCCAGGGTGCGGGCACCTTCATCACCCGCACCCTCGCCCAGCCCCGGTCCGGCCCCGACTCGCCGCTCCGCACCTCCCTGACCGAGTGGATGCGGCAGGCCCGCGCCGAGGGGCTCACGGGCCAGGACGTCACGGCCCTGTTCCACGCGGCGTTCGCGACCGCGTACCCGGGCGAGGCACCGGACTGA
- a CDS encoding serine/threonine protein kinase, whose protein sequence is MSVNREQSDDGERYTAMEGIRPLAAGDPERIGPYPLLGRLGAGGMGRVYLARSAGGRTVAVKVVHEEHIANGEFRARFRREIEAARRVGGRYTAPVLDADAEADRPWVATGYVPGPSLEQAVREHGPLPAESVHALAEGLLRALRGIHAAGIVHRDLKPSNVLLTVDGPRVIDFGIARALQVSVESLLTSTGMVIGSPGFMAPEQILGEETGTGADVFALGCVLMYAATGQLPFGNGASNQHAVMYRIVEGAPDLTLVTDAPLRELIGRCLTKKPAERPGVDALLGDLGTPEKLGASKPGAVKPGALKGGAWLPPQLLARLARQAALLLDADVPKAEAGEEVVEEPRPDADAGADVDNAKANADVDVVTADLRPGPEAVPAPEPEPVSKAAPVPVSEAAATPEPAPALVVSGSGSGGSGGSDSAGDSADARRKTSRRRRTWVVAAAVLAVLATGSTVALLDRGTEGGADARKGDAAASPGTGDAPSAPATPPADGDEDEAKKKDKKEDGEDGKGGKGEEKEQGQDKEGGSGSGAGEGSGSGGAVAPGSTSAGAGSGSGAGSSQPGGSGSGSGSGSSGNSGSGSGGSGNGGSGGAGSGDGGSGSGTAPKPPVTDPDPPAPDNRVPQHFVGTWSVVSQYSLRPHTVAIRRVSPGQQAVTLVADVQGTGHCEYTATLTSVADGGKRINVGTATVDKGRSTGMCRDSDPSFFVVDGSGIRHDVGPAHGSGYRYNRA, encoded by the coding sequence ATGAGCGTGAACAGGGAACAGAGCGACGACGGCGAGCGGTACACCGCCATGGAGGGCATACGTCCCCTCGCGGCCGGTGACCCGGAACGGATCGGGCCCTATCCGCTGCTCGGCCGGCTGGGAGCGGGCGGGATGGGCCGGGTCTATCTGGCCCGTTCGGCGGGGGGCCGCACGGTCGCCGTGAAGGTCGTGCACGAGGAGCACATCGCCAACGGGGAGTTCCGGGCCCGGTTCCGCCGGGAGATCGAGGCCGCCCGCCGCGTCGGCGGCCGGTACACCGCCCCCGTGCTGGACGCCGACGCGGAGGCCGACCGGCCGTGGGTGGCCACCGGCTATGTCCCCGGACCCTCCCTGGAACAGGCCGTACGGGAACACGGCCCGCTGCCCGCCGAGTCCGTACACGCCCTGGCCGAAGGGCTGTTGCGGGCGCTGCGCGGCATCCACGCGGCCGGGATCGTGCACCGCGACCTGAAGCCGTCCAACGTCCTGCTCACCGTCGACGGCCCCCGTGTCATCGACTTCGGCATCGCCCGCGCGCTCCAGGTCTCCGTCGAGTCCCTGCTCACCAGCACCGGCATGGTCATCGGCTCACCCGGGTTCATGGCGCCCGAGCAGATCCTCGGCGAGGAGACCGGCACGGGGGCGGACGTCTTCGCGCTCGGCTGCGTACTGATGTACGCGGCCACGGGGCAGCTGCCGTTCGGGAACGGGGCGAGCAACCAGCACGCCGTGATGTACCGGATCGTCGAGGGCGCCCCCGACCTCACCCTGGTCACGGACGCCCCGCTGCGCGAGCTGATCGGGCGCTGCCTCACCAAGAAGCCCGCCGAACGGCCGGGTGTGGACGCGCTGTTGGGCGATCTGGGTACGCCGGAGAAGTTGGGCGCGTCGAAGCCGGGTGCCGTGAAGCCGGGTGCTCTGAAGGGCGGGGCGTGGCTCCCGCCGCAGCTCCTGGCCCGCCTCGCCCGCCAGGCGGCGCTGCTGCTGGACGCGGACGTGCCGAAGGCGGAGGCCGGGGAGGAGGTCGTGGAGGAGCCTCGCCCCGATGCGGATGCCGGTGCCGACGTCGACAACGCCAAGGCCAACGCCGATGTCGATGTCGTCACGGCTGATCTGCGTCCGGGCCCGGAGGCTGTACCCGCACCCGAGCCCGAGCCCGTATCCAAGGCCGCGCCCGTACCCGTATCCGAGGCGGCGGCCACCCCCGAGCCCGCGCCCGCCCTCGTCGTCTCCGGGAGCGGTTCGGGCGGTTCCGGCGGTTCCGACAGCGCTGGGGATTCAGCCGATGCGCGTCGGAAGACCTCGCGCCGTCGCCGTACGTGGGTCGTGGCGGCCGCGGTTCTCGCCGTCCTGGCCACCGGCTCCACCGTCGCCCTCCTCGACCGGGGGACGGAAGGCGGCGCGGATGCCCGTAAGGGTGACGCCGCCGCATCCCCCGGAACCGGCGATGCCCCCTCCGCCCCCGCCACGCCCCCCGCCGACGGGGACGAGGACGAGGCGAAGAAGAAGGACAAGAAGGAAGACGGCGAAGACGGCAAGGGCGGCAAGGGGGAGGAGAAGGAACAGGGACAGGACAAGGAGGGCGGCAGCGGCTCAGGTGCCGGGGAGGGGTCCGGCAGCGGTGGAGCCGTCGCTCCGGGGAGTACGTCGGCGGGGGCGGGCAGCGGTTCGGGCGCCGGGTCCTCCCAGCCCGGCGGCTCCGGCTCCGGCTCCGGCTCCGGCTCGTCCGGCAACAGCGGCTCGGGCAGCGGTGGTTCCGGTAACGGCGGTTCCGGAGGCGCGGGCTCCGGCGACGGGGGTTCCGGTTCCGGTACCGCCCCGAAGCCGCCCGTCACGGACCCCGATCCTCCGGCCCCGGACAACCGGGTGCCCCAGCATTTCGTCGGGACGTGGTCCGTCGTGTCGCAGTACTCCCTCCGGCCGCACACCGTGGCCATCCGGCGGGTGTCCCCGGGTCAGCAGGCGGTGACCCTCGTCGCCGACGTACAGGGCACGGGGCACTGCGAGTACACGGCGACGCTCACCTCCGTCGCGGACGGCGGCAAGCGGATCAACGTCGGTACCGCCACGGTGGACAAGGGCCGCTCCACCGGGATGTGCCGGGACTCCGACCCCTCGTTCTTCGTCGTCGACGGGTCCGGCATCCGGCACGACGTCGGCCCCGCCCACGGCAGCGGCTACCGCTACAACCGCGCCTGA
- a CDS encoding MFS transporter, translating into MEERVAELEPPAGMRESAGGPEPAIWSRNFTYYFVGRSAGLLSWAMLPVAVAAGLLIEGYGLDAAGYSMAFLVAPFAGLVLFGGVLADRFTARRMMIVADLANLAAHVLLALLFLHGIDHLWQLYGLLVVAGTANALFQPGAASTVPLVSRDVQGANGVLRTSEAITGLGGPALAGTLVGFGSTGWVMVISAVAYGTSAVCLFALRLGVVPAPPAGESMWRNLAVGWREFRSRSWLWGVIVIWMFYAVLAWGPQLSVAAGVVVPEHGARSFGLINAALGAGTVIGGLLAIRYKPGRPLAAGAVAMMAYPLYPLGIVLGWPVWMLAAAQVAVGTGIGVWGVMWATSVQTQVPGEMLNRIHAYEVAGSVGMYPIGSALAGPAVGAFGTDAVLLVGVVVSFLTASALLAARPIRSLRRVPDRL; encoded by the coding sequence ATGGAAGAGCGCGTGGCGGAGCTGGAACCGCCCGCAGGCATGCGGGAGTCCGCGGGCGGGCCGGAGCCCGCGATCTGGTCCCGTAACTTCACGTACTACTTCGTCGGCCGCAGCGCGGGGCTCCTCAGCTGGGCCATGCTGCCCGTCGCGGTCGCGGCCGGTCTGCTCATCGAGGGGTACGGGCTCGACGCCGCGGGCTACTCGATGGCGTTCCTGGTCGCCCCGTTCGCCGGTCTCGTGCTGTTCGGCGGGGTGCTCGCCGACCGGTTCACCGCCCGCCGGATGATGATCGTCGCGGATCTGGCCAACCTCGCCGCCCACGTACTGCTCGCCCTCCTCTTCCTCCACGGCATCGACCACCTCTGGCAGCTGTACGGGCTGCTGGTGGTGGCCGGTACCGCGAACGCGCTGTTCCAGCCGGGTGCCGCCTCGACCGTTCCGCTGGTCTCCCGGGATGTGCAGGGGGCCAACGGGGTGCTGCGCACCTCCGAGGCGATCACCGGTCTCGGCGGTCCGGCGCTGGCCGGAACCCTGGTCGGGTTCGGGTCCACCGGCTGGGTGATGGTGATCTCCGCCGTCGCCTACGGGACCAGCGCGGTCTGCCTGTTCGCGCTCCGGCTCGGTGTGGTGCCCGCCCCGCCCGCGGGCGAGTCCATGTGGCGCAATCTGGCCGTCGGCTGGCGGGAGTTCCGGTCCCGGAGCTGGCTCTGGGGCGTGATCGTGATCTGGATGTTCTATGCGGTGCTCGCCTGGGGGCCGCAGCTCTCGGTGGCCGCCGGGGTCGTCGTCCCCGAGCACGGCGCACGCTCCTTCGGCCTGATCAACGCCGCGCTGGGCGCCGGGACCGTGATCGGCGGGCTGCTGGCGATCCGCTACAAGCCCGGACGGCCGCTCGCCGCCGGGGCCGTGGCGATGATGGCGTACCCCCTGTACCCGCTCGGCATCGTGCTCGGCTGGCCTGTCTGGATGCTCGCCGCCGCCCAGGTCGCCGTGGGGACCGGGATCGGCGTCTGGGGCGTCATGTGGGCCACCAGCGTGCAGACCCAGGTGCCGGGCGAGATGCTCAACCGCATCCACGCCTACGAAGTCGCGGGCTCCGTCGGCATGTACCCGATCGGCAGCGCCCTGGCCGGTCCCGCCGTCGGCGCGTTCGGTACCGACGCGGTGCTCCTGGTGGGCGTCGTGGTCTCCTTCCTCACCGCCTCCGCCCTCCTGGCCGCCCGTCCGATCCGCTCCCTGCGCCGGGTTCCCGACCGTCTCTGA
- a CDS encoding pyridoxamine 5-phosphate oxidase: protein MSRYAALAHTPSVRRVQEEMGSATAAGRQARGPDGEAEPLPGPVADFIRGLDGFLFSSVGETGWPYIQFRGGPPGFVHVLDEHTLGYSDVRGNRQYITTGNVRGNDRVALFFIDHARRTRLKLFGRATAVPAGENPELAGRLDSPRTEGRVEQLVTVRVEAYAWNCPNHITPRFSQDEISEALAPLSDRLAALEEENAALRAELAAHHDDRRPKG from the coding sequence ATGAGCCGGTACGCCGCCCTCGCGCACACCCCGTCGGTGCGCCGGGTCCAGGAAGAGATGGGCAGCGCCACGGCGGCCGGCCGGCAGGCGCGGGGGCCGGACGGGGAGGCCGAGCCGCTCCCCGGTCCCGTAGCCGACTTCATCCGCGGTCTCGACGGCTTCCTGTTCTCCAGCGTGGGCGAGACCGGCTGGCCCTACATCCAGTTCCGGGGCGGCCCGCCGGGGTTCGTCCATGTCCTGGACGAGCACACCCTCGGCTATTCGGACGTCCGGGGAAACCGGCAGTACATCACCACCGGCAACGTGCGCGGCAACGACCGCGTCGCCCTCTTCTTCATCGACCACGCCCGCCGCACCCGCCTCAAACTGTTCGGCCGCGCCACCGCCGTACCGGCCGGGGAGAACCCGGAGCTCGCCGGGCGGCTGGACTCGCCGCGTACCGAGGGCCGGGTCGAACAGCTCGTCACCGTCCGGGTCGAGGCGTACGCCTGGAACTGCCCCAACCACATCACCCCCCGCTTCAGCCAGGACGAGATCTCCGAGGCCCTGGCCCCCCTCAGCGACCGCCTGGCGGCGCTGGAGGAGGAGAACGCGGCCCTGCGCGCGGAACTCGCCGCACACCACGACGACCGACGACCGAAGGGCTGA
- a CDS encoding multidrug ABC transporter ATP-binding protein, translated as MPLAGRTDVRAWVGAFLRREARRLALTFGLFAAALLAGLVGPRLLGQLVESVKDGTSTGRVDLFALVFLGVLAGHALLARAARTQATLLGERVLAATREHFVRRVLGLPLAQVESVGTGDLLSRATTDADRLNESIRQAVPRIALAAVTLVFTVAAIVLTSPLLSLALLAGLPFAVLSTWWYRPRATRAYERLLAQEADVLAVVHETARGAATVESLGLGSRQRARHGRAVDAVVRTRQRTTWLQTVWFPSLDLATTVPMALTLLIGGLAYQRGAVGLAEVTAVVLYVQALGEPLDDLLTWTDELQIGNAALRRILGVDLLPNEEKRPPAPTEGHAIRLEGVGFGYGPDRAVLTGIDLDIEPGERLVVVGASGAGKSTLGKLLAGVHHPDRGTVRIGGVEVSALPVEQLRREIVLVTQEQHVFSGTLRDNLTLTGGGEEPEAEDRPLWEALETVLLADWARTLPDGLDSEIGPGAAPVPPSAAQQLALARLLICDPHTLVLDEATALLDSTASRRVERSLAALIEGRTVISIVHRLDSVRDADRIAVMDHGRIVELGSHDKLLAAQGAYASLWHSWESARSDEPPAKGLPG; from the coding sequence CTGCCGCTGGCCGGCCGGACCGATGTACGGGCCTGGGTCGGCGCCTTCCTGCGCCGTGAGGCCCGCCGACTCGCCCTCACCTTCGGTCTGTTCGCCGCCGCGCTGCTCGCCGGGCTGGTCGGCCCCCGGCTGCTCGGCCAGCTGGTCGAGTCCGTCAAGGACGGCACCAGCACCGGCCGCGTCGACCTGTTCGCCCTGGTCTTCCTCGGCGTCCTGGCCGGTCACGCGCTGCTCGCCCGCGCGGCCCGCACCCAGGCCACCCTGCTCGGGGAACGCGTCCTGGCCGCCACCCGTGAGCACTTCGTCCGCCGGGTCCTCGGGCTGCCGCTCGCCCAGGTCGAGAGCGTCGGCACCGGCGACCTCCTCAGCCGCGCCACGACCGACGCCGACCGGCTCAACGAGAGCATTCGGCAGGCCGTGCCACGGATCGCGCTCGCGGCGGTGACCCTGGTGTTCACCGTCGCCGCGATCGTGCTGACCTCGCCGCTGCTCTCGCTCGCGCTGCTGGCGGGGCTGCCGTTCGCGGTGCTGTCGACGTGGTGGTACCGGCCGCGCGCGACCCGGGCGTACGAGCGGCTGCTCGCCCAGGAGGCCGATGTCCTGGCCGTGGTGCACGAGACCGCGCGGGGCGCCGCGACCGTCGAGTCCCTTGGGCTCGGATCGCGGCAGCGCGCCCGGCACGGCCGGGCGGTCGACGCCGTGGTCCGCACGCGGCAGCGCACCACCTGGCTGCAGACCGTTTGGTTCCCCAGCCTGGACCTCGCCACCACGGTCCCGATGGCGCTGACGCTGCTGATCGGCGGCCTTGCCTACCAGCGGGGCGCGGTGGGCCTGGCCGAGGTCACCGCGGTGGTCCTCTACGTACAGGCCCTCGGTGAACCCCTCGACGACCTGCTGACCTGGACCGACGAACTCCAGATCGGCAACGCGGCGTTGCGCCGCATCCTGGGCGTGGACCTGCTGCCGAACGAGGAGAAACGCCCGCCCGCGCCCACCGAGGGCCACGCGATCCGCCTCGAAGGGGTCGGCTTCGGGTACGGGCCGGACCGGGCGGTCCTGACCGGAATCGACCTCGACATCGAGCCCGGTGAACGCCTCGTCGTGGTGGGCGCGTCGGGCGCGGGCAAGTCCACGCTCGGCAAGCTGCTGGCCGGTGTGCACCACCCGGACCGGGGCACCGTGCGGATCGGCGGCGTCGAGGTGTCCGCCCTTCCGGTCGAGCAGCTGCGCCGCGAGATCGTGCTGGTGACGCAGGAGCAGCACGTCTTCAGCGGCACGCTGCGGGACAACCTCACCCTGACCGGCGGGGGAGAGGAGCCGGAAGCGGAGGACAGGCCGCTGTGGGAAGCGCTGGAGACGGTCCTGCTCGCGGACTGGGCACGGACGCTGCCCGACGGCCTGGACAGCGAGATCGGGCCGGGCGCCGCCCCGGTCCCCCCGTCCGCCGCCCAGCAGCTCGCGCTGGCCCGCCTGCTGATCTGCGACCCGCACACCCTGGTTCTCGACGAGGCCACCGCTCTGCTGGACTCCACCGCGTCGCGCCGGGTGGAACGCTCGCTCGCGGCCCTGATCGAGGGCCGGACGGTGATCTCGATCGTGCACCGCCTGGACTCCGTCCGGGACGCCGACCGCATCGCGGTCATGGACCACGGCCGCATCGTCGAACTCGGCAGCCACGACAAACTCCTCGCGGCGCAGGGAGCGTACGCCTCCCTCTGGCACTCCTGGGAGTCCGCCCGCAGCGACGAACCCCCGGCGAAGGGCCTCCCGGGCTGA